The Vidua macroura isolate BioBank_ID:100142 chromosome 27, ASM2450914v1, whole genome shotgun sequence genome includes a window with the following:
- the MLX gene encoding max-like protein X isoform X1 — protein MAEPPGAAAEDSWGKVDAAYGDNGLDSALFMENARKGSIVSRANSIGSTSASSVPNTDDEDSDYHQESCKESYKDQRRRAHTQAEQKRRDAIKKGYNDLQAIVPTCEQQDFSISSQKLSKAIVLQKTIDYIQFLHKEKKKQEEEVSTLRKDVLALKIMKVNYEQIVKAHQDNPNEGKNQISDEVKFNVFQGIMDSLFQSFNASVSVTSFQELSACVFSWIEEHCKPQTLRDVVIGVLHKVKSQLY, from the exons GTGGACGCGGCCTACGGCGACAATGGCCTGGACTCCG CACTCTTCATGGAAAATGCCCGGAAAGGCAGCATAGTGTCCCGGGCCAACAGCATCGGCTCCACCAGTGCCTCTTCTGTCCCCAACACAG ATGATGAGGACAGCGACTACCATCAGGAGTCCTGCAAGGAGTCGTACAAGGACCAGCGCCGCCGGGCGCACACCCAGGCCGAGCAGAAGCGCCGAGATGCCATCAAG AAAGGCTACAATGACTTGCAGGCCATCGTTCCcacctgtgagcagcaggattTCTCCATCAGCTCACAGAAGCTGAGCAAGGCCATTGTGCTCCAGAAAA CTATCGACTACATCCAGTTCTtgcacaaggaaaagaaaaagcaggaggaggaagttTCTACCCTCAGAAAAGATGTGTTGGCCTTGAAGATCATGAAAGT GAACTATGAGCAGATTGTGAAAGCTCATCAGGACAACCCGAACGAGGGGAAGAACCAGATCTCTGACGAGGTGAAGTTCAATGTTTTCCAAGGCATCATGGACTCCCTGTTCCAGTCCTTCAATGCCTCAGTCTCTGTAACGAGTTTTCAGGAGCTCTCAGCGTGTGTCTTCAGCTGGATTGAGGAGCACTGCAAGCCCCAG ACGCTGCGGGACGTTGTCATCGGGGTCCTGCACAAGGTGAAGAGCCAACTCTACTGA
- the MLX gene encoding max-like protein X isoform X2: protein MSGRAEDGGAAGRRRRGLVGEALFMENARKGSIVSRANSIGSTSASSVPNTDDEDSDYHQESCKESYKDQRRRAHTQAEQKRRDAIKKGYNDLQAIVPTCEQQDFSISSQKLSKAIVLQKTIDYIQFLHKEKKKQEEEVSTLRKDVLALKIMKVNYEQIVKAHQDNPNEGKNQISDEVKFNVFQGIMDSLFQSFNASVSVTSFQELSACVFSWIEEHCKPQTLRDVVIGVLHKVKSQLY from the exons CACTCTTCATGGAAAATGCCCGGAAAGGCAGCATAGTGTCCCGGGCCAACAGCATCGGCTCCACCAGTGCCTCTTCTGTCCCCAACACAG ATGATGAGGACAGCGACTACCATCAGGAGTCCTGCAAGGAGTCGTACAAGGACCAGCGCCGCCGGGCGCACACCCAGGCCGAGCAGAAGCGCCGAGATGCCATCAAG AAAGGCTACAATGACTTGCAGGCCATCGTTCCcacctgtgagcagcaggattTCTCCATCAGCTCACAGAAGCTGAGCAAGGCCATTGTGCTCCAGAAAA CTATCGACTACATCCAGTTCTtgcacaaggaaaagaaaaagcaggaggaggaagttTCTACCCTCAGAAAAGATGTGTTGGCCTTGAAGATCATGAAAGT GAACTATGAGCAGATTGTGAAAGCTCATCAGGACAACCCGAACGAGGGGAAGAACCAGATCTCTGACGAGGTGAAGTTCAATGTTTTCCAAGGCATCATGGACTCCCTGTTCCAGTCCTTCAATGCCTCAGTCTCTGTAACGAGTTTTCAGGAGCTCTCAGCGTGTGTCTTCAGCTGGATTGAGGAGCACTGCAAGCCCCAG ACGCTGCGGGACGTTGTCATCGGGGTCCTGCACAAGGTGAAGAGCCAACTCTACTGA
- the MLX gene encoding max-like protein X isoform X3 yields the protein MAEPPGAAAEDSWGKVGFALRDHVFLLAGESGTCRASDDEDSDYHQESCKESYKDQRRRAHTQAEQKRRDAIKKGYNDLQAIVPTCEQQDFSISSQKLSKAIVLQKTIDYIQFLHKEKKKQEEEVSTLRKDVLALKIMKVNYEQIVKAHQDNPNEGKNQISDEVKFNVFQGIMDSLFQSFNASVSVTSFQELSACVFSWIEEHCKPQTLRDVVIGVLHKVKSQLY from the exons GTGGGGTTTGCTCTCCGTGACCACGTGTTTCTGCTCGCTGGGGAATCCGGCACATGCCGGGCTTCAG ATGATGAGGACAGCGACTACCATCAGGAGTCCTGCAAGGAGTCGTACAAGGACCAGCGCCGCCGGGCGCACACCCAGGCCGAGCAGAAGCGCCGAGATGCCATCAAG AAAGGCTACAATGACTTGCAGGCCATCGTTCCcacctgtgagcagcaggattTCTCCATCAGCTCACAGAAGCTGAGCAAGGCCATTGTGCTCCAGAAAA CTATCGACTACATCCAGTTCTtgcacaaggaaaagaaaaagcaggaggaggaagttTCTACCCTCAGAAAAGATGTGTTGGCCTTGAAGATCATGAAAGT GAACTATGAGCAGATTGTGAAAGCTCATCAGGACAACCCGAACGAGGGGAAGAACCAGATCTCTGACGAGGTGAAGTTCAATGTTTTCCAAGGCATCATGGACTCCCTGTTCCAGTCCTTCAATGCCTCAGTCTCTGTAACGAGTTTTCAGGAGCTCTCAGCGTGTGTCTTCAGCTGGATTGAGGAGCACTGCAAGCCCCAG ACGCTGCGGGACGTTGTCATCGGGGTCCTGCACAAGGTGAAGAGCCAACTCTACTGA
- the PSMC3IP gene encoding homologous-pairing protein 2 homolog isoform X1 — protein MSKGREAAAGGGAAAVLLRYLREQNRPYSAQDAFGNLQREHGLGKAAVVKALEQLAQQGRVREKVYGKQKIYFADQEQLPAASDAELRGLDGAIAARSAQLQALQQSCRHMEAELKDLNSSMTTPEVTREIEALRKDCASYTEKLERIKSATNHVTPEEKEKVCREQQLYRREWRRRKRMATELLDAILEGYPKSKKQFFAGGSAPSSVLEKLPEINIPWMCPWSRSTNMVMEKNPAAGSTLVPSLWTVTNPHPGRAVTQTGRGTGSNTSLIAAASTAGTGSALGPFQNSQ, from the exons ATGAGCAAGGGGCGCGAGGCCGCGGCGGGCG GAGGCGCCGCCGCTGTCCTGCTGCGGTACCTGCGGGAGCAGAACCGCCCGTACAGCGCCCAGGATGCCTTCGGGAACCTGCAGCGGGAGCACGGGCTGGGCAAGGCG GCCGTGGTGAAGGCGCTGGAGCAGCTGGCGCAGCAGGGCCGAGTGCGCGAGAAGGTCTACGGGAAGCAGAAGATCTACTTCGCTGACCAG GAGCAGCTCCCGGCCGCCAGCGATGCGGAGCTCCGCGGGCTGGACGGGGCGATCGCCGCGCGCTCCGCCCAGCTGCAAgcgctgcagcagagctgccgGCACATGGAGGCGG AGCTAAAGGACTTGAACAGCTCCATGACAACCCCCGAGGTTACCAGGGAGATCGAGGCACTGAGGAAGGACTGTGCCAGTTACACGGAGAAACTGGAGCGGATTAAGTCTGCTACCAACCACGTGActccagaggaaaaagagaag GTGTgccgggagcagcagctctaCCGCCGGGAGTGGCGCCGCAGGAAGCGGATG GCCACCGAGCTGCTGGATGCCATCCTGGAGGGGTATCCCAAGAGCAAGAAGCAATTCTTT GCAGGAGGCAGTGCTCCCTCCTCAGTGCTGGAAAAACTGCCTGAAATAAACATTCCCTGGATGtgcccctggagcaggagcacaaacaTGGTTATGGAGAAAAaccctgcagctggcagcacccTGGTCCCATCACTCTGGACAGTGACCAACCCTCACCCGGGCAGAGCTGTGACCCAAACTGGGCGTGGGACAGGGTCAAACACGTCCCTGATTGCAGCTGCTTCTacagctggcacaggcagcGCTCTGGGACCATTTCAAAATtcacaataa
- the PSMC3IP gene encoding homologous-pairing protein 2 homolog isoform X2, which yields MSKGREAAAGGGAAAVLLRYLREQNRPYSAQDAFGNLQREHGLGKAAVVKALEQLAQQGRVREKVYGKQKIYFADQEQLPAASDAELRGLDGAIAARSAQLQALQQSCRHMEAELKDLNSSMTTPEVTREIEALRKDCASYTEKLERIKSATNHVTPEEKEKVCREQQLYRREWRRRKRMATELLDAILEGYPKSKKQFFEEVGIETDEDHGVVLPAST from the exons ATGAGCAAGGGGCGCGAGGCCGCGGCGGGCG GAGGCGCCGCCGCTGTCCTGCTGCGGTACCTGCGGGAGCAGAACCGCCCGTACAGCGCCCAGGATGCCTTCGGGAACCTGCAGCGGGAGCACGGGCTGGGCAAGGCG GCCGTGGTGAAGGCGCTGGAGCAGCTGGCGCAGCAGGGCCGAGTGCGCGAGAAGGTCTACGGGAAGCAGAAGATCTACTTCGCTGACCAG GAGCAGCTCCCGGCCGCCAGCGATGCGGAGCTCCGCGGGCTGGACGGGGCGATCGCCGCGCGCTCCGCCCAGCTGCAAgcgctgcagcagagctgccgGCACATGGAGGCGG AGCTAAAGGACTTGAACAGCTCCATGACAACCCCCGAGGTTACCAGGGAGATCGAGGCACTGAGGAAGGACTGTGCCAGTTACACGGAGAAACTGGAGCGGATTAAGTCTGCTACCAACCACGTGActccagaggaaaaagagaag GTGTgccgggagcagcagctctaCCGCCGGGAGTGGCGCCGCAGGAAGCGGATG GCCACCGAGCTGCTGGATGCCATCCTGGAGGGGTATCCCAAGAGCAAGAAGCAATTCTTT GAGGAGGTTGGGATAGAGACAGACGAGGACCACGGCGTGGTGCTGCCAGCGAGCACGTGA
- the RETREG3 gene encoding reticulophagy regulator 3 isoform X1, giving the protein MAGPGDREREAGPVQPVLSSVSVPPSTASPRGGGTFGAYIRHCLWQAQPRASAPPPQRSTNAPGARAGARSGLYAGAWPEPPLPPARGLWNGLHGHTQPSCTCRARIRGDPVPAPRPGAARTWFFALTSLRSLFLIALTLIVVVCLDQWKHKIWPEIGVARPDELDNESWGYVHPRLLGLPELCHHLAEGWVTGTNFLNNLFVFKRQSPGKFCLLVCGVFTFLAVLGRYIPGLLLSYLLLLLVLLWPLAVYHRLGQRMYLRLEPVLQRLDFSVRGYVTARQRERQLRGRALGQEATDEGSDSEEELAAFCPKLDDSVVAKELTISDSEHSDAEVSYTENGMFNLSRGQTPLTEGSEDLDGHSDPEESFARDLPDFPSINPEATGIDDEDDTSIGIPSLAYRPQGTEDLQLPYEQEEFGTLPSVQNLTNNIAGFVTRGMIQLALSGGPQPGSSRSTNPQRGAKTHLRAASLDLDTDAEGDDFELLDQSELNQLDPTGSRGQ; this is encoded by the exons ATGGCCGGGCCTggtgacagagagagagaggctggTCCTGTGCAGCCTGTCCTCAGCAGCGTCTCAGTGCCCCCGAGCACCGCCAGCCCGCGAGGGGGAGGAACTTTCGGTGCTTACATAAGACACTGTCTATGGCAGGCACAGCCTCGTGCCTCTGCTCCGCCTCCACAGCGCTCCACTAACGCACCGGGAGCGCGGGCGGGAGCCCGGAGCGGGCTGTACGCAGGAGCCTGGCCCGAGCCGCCGCTCCCACCTGCGCGGGGGCTGTGGAATGGGCTGCACgggcacacacagcccagctgcacctGCCGGGCACGGATCCGCGGGGACCCTGTGCCCGCTCCGCGGCCTGGGGCCGCCCGTACCTG GTTCTTTGCTCTGACTTCCCTTCGTTCGCTGTTCCTGATTGCTTTAACCCTCATAGTAGTAGTGTGTCTAGACCAGTGGAAGCACAAAATCTGGCCAGAAATTGGTG TGGCAAGACCTGATGAATTAGACAATGAGAG CTGGGGATACGTCCACCCTCGGCTGCTTGGACTGCCAGAGCTCTGTCATCATTTGGCTGAAGGATGGGTGACTGGGACCAACTTCTTAAATAATCTCTTCGTTTTCAAGAGGCAAAGTCCTGGCAAG TTTTGCCTTCTAGTGTGTGGAGTGTTCACTTTCCTGGCTGTCCTGGGCCGGTATATCCCTGGGCTCTTGCTCTCATACTTGCTGT TGCTCTTGGTGCTGCTGTGGCCCCTGGCCGTGTaccacaggctggggcagcgcATGTACCTGCGGCTGGAGCCCGTGCTGCAGCGCCTGGACTTCAGCGTCCGGGGATACGTGACAGCGAGGCAGCGCGAGAGGCAAC TGCGCGGCCGGGCCCTTGGTCAGGAAGCCACGGATGAAGGGAGTGACAGCGAAGAGGAGCTGGCTGCATTCTGCCCCAAG CTGGATGATTCCGTGGTTGCCAAGGAACTGACCATCTCTGACTCTGAGCATTCAGATGCTGAGGTTTCCTATACTGAAAATGGGATGTTTAACCTTTCAAGGGGCCAGACGCCCTTGACAGAGGGATCAGAAG ACTTGGATGGTCACAGTGACCCAGAAGAATCTTTTGCCAGGGATCTCCCTGACTTCCCTTCCATAAACCCAGAAGCAACTGGCATAGATGATGAAGATGACACCAGCATTGGGATCCCGAGCCTGGCGTACCGCCCACAAGGGACAGAGGATCTGCAGCTCCCATACGAGCAGGAGGAATTTGGCACACTGCCATCAGTGCAGAATCTCACCAACAACATCGCTGGCTTTGTCACCAGGGGCATGATCCAGCTGGCACTGTCGGGAGGCCCTCAGCCAGGCTCCTCACGCAGCACCAATCCCCAGAGAGGGGCAAAGACTCACCTCAGAGCAGCCAGTTTGGACTTGGACACTGACGCCGAAGGGGATGACTTTGAACTGCTGGATCAGTCTGAGCTGAaccagctggatcccactggcTCCCGGGGCCAGTAA
- the RETREG3 gene encoding reticulophagy regulator 3 isoform X2: MAAAATAVGPGPGERQRRVQALSAALRCRLGPYEPLLGAVQAALVWERPGRSALCWVAVHGLFWFFALTSLRSLFLIALTLIVVVCLDQWKHKIWPEIGVARPDELDNESWGYVHPRLLGLPELCHHLAEGWVTGTNFLNNLFVFKRQSPGKFCLLVCGVFTFLAVLGRYIPGLLLSYLLLLLVLLWPLAVYHRLGQRMYLRLEPVLQRLDFSVRGYVTARQRERQLRGRALGQEATDEGSDSEEELAAFCPKLDDSVVAKELTISDSEHSDAEVSYTENGMFNLSRGQTPLTEGSEDLDGHSDPEESFARDLPDFPSINPEATGIDDEDDTSIGIPSLAYRPQGTEDLQLPYEQEEFGTLPSVQNLTNNIAGFVTRGMIQLALSGGPQPGSSRSTNPQRGAKTHLRAASLDLDTDAEGDDFELLDQSELNQLDPTGSRGQ, from the exons atggcggcggcggcaACGGCGGTGGGGCCCGGGCCCGGCGAGCGGCAGCGGCGGGTGCAGGCGCTGAGCGCGGCACTGCGCTGCCGCCTCGGGCCCTACGAACCACTGCTGGGCGCCGTGCAGGCCGCGCTGGTGTGGGAGCGGCCGGGCCGCAGCGCGCTGTGCTGGGTGGCGGTGCACGGCCTGTTCTG GTTCTTTGCTCTGACTTCCCTTCGTTCGCTGTTCCTGATTGCTTTAACCCTCATAGTAGTAGTGTGTCTAGACCAGTGGAAGCACAAAATCTGGCCAGAAATTGGTG TGGCAAGACCTGATGAATTAGACAATGAGAG CTGGGGATACGTCCACCCTCGGCTGCTTGGACTGCCAGAGCTCTGTCATCATTTGGCTGAAGGATGGGTGACTGGGACCAACTTCTTAAATAATCTCTTCGTTTTCAAGAGGCAAAGTCCTGGCAAG TTTTGCCTTCTAGTGTGTGGAGTGTTCACTTTCCTGGCTGTCCTGGGCCGGTATATCCCTGGGCTCTTGCTCTCATACTTGCTGT TGCTCTTGGTGCTGCTGTGGCCCCTGGCCGTGTaccacaggctggggcagcgcATGTACCTGCGGCTGGAGCCCGTGCTGCAGCGCCTGGACTTCAGCGTCCGGGGATACGTGACAGCGAGGCAGCGCGAGAGGCAAC TGCGCGGCCGGGCCCTTGGTCAGGAAGCCACGGATGAAGGGAGTGACAGCGAAGAGGAGCTGGCTGCATTCTGCCCCAAG CTGGATGATTCCGTGGTTGCCAAGGAACTGACCATCTCTGACTCTGAGCATTCAGATGCTGAGGTTTCCTATACTGAAAATGGGATGTTTAACCTTTCAAGGGGCCAGACGCCCTTGACAGAGGGATCAGAAG ACTTGGATGGTCACAGTGACCCAGAAGAATCTTTTGCCAGGGATCTCCCTGACTTCCCTTCCATAAACCCAGAAGCAACTGGCATAGATGATGAAGATGACACCAGCATTGGGATCCCGAGCCTGGCGTACCGCCCACAAGGGACAGAGGATCTGCAGCTCCCATACGAGCAGGAGGAATTTGGCACACTGCCATCAGTGCAGAATCTCACCAACAACATCGCTGGCTTTGTCACCAGGGGCATGATCCAGCTGGCACTGTCGGGAGGCCCTCAGCCAGGCTCCTCACGCAGCACCAATCCCCAGAGAGGGGCAAAGACTCACCTCAGAGCAGCCAGTTTGGACTTGGACACTGACGCCGAAGGGGATGACTTTGAACTGCTGGATCAGTCTGAGCTGAaccagctggatcccactggcTCCCGGGGCCAGTAA
- the TUBG1 gene encoding tubulin gamma-1 chain, with amino-acid sequence MPREIITLQLGQCGNQIGFEFWKQLCAEHGISPEGIVEEFATEGTDRKDVFFYQADDEHYIPRAVLLDLEPRVIHSILNSPYANLYNPENIYLSEHGGGAGNNWASGFSQGEKIHEDIFDIIDREADGSDSLEGFVLCHSIAGGTGSGLGSYLLERLNDRYPKKLVETYSVFPNQDEMSDVVVQPYNSLLTLKRLTQNADCVVVLDNTALNRIATDRLHIQNPSFSQINQLVSTIMSASTTTLRYPGYMNNDLIGLIASLIPTPRLHFLMTGYTPLTTDQSVASVRKTTVLDVMRRLLQPKNVMVSTGRDRQTNHCYIAILNIIQGEVDPTQVHKSLQRIRERKLANFIPWGPASIQVALSRKSPYLPSAHRVSGLMMANHTNISSLFERTCRQYDKLRKREAFLEQFRKEDIFKDNFDELDNSREIVQQLIDEYHAATRPDYISWGTQEQ; translated from the exons ATGCCGCGGGAGATCATCACCCTGCAGCTGGGCCAGTGCGGCAACCAGA TCGGGTTCGAGttctggaagcagctctgcGCCGAGCACGGCATCAGCCCCGAGGGCATCGTGGAAGAGTTCGCCACCGAGGGCACCGACCGCAAGGACGTGTTCTTTTACCAG GCAGATGATGAGCACTACATCCCCCGGGCCGTGCTGCTGGACCTGGAGCCCCGTGTCATCCACTCCATCCTCAACTCTCCTTACGCCAACCTTTACAACCCAGAAAACATCTACCTGTCCGAGCACGGAGGGGGAGCTGGCAACAACTGGGCCAGTGGCTTCTCGCAG GGAGAAAAGATCCATGAAGATATTTTTGACATAATAGACAGAGAGGCTGATGGGAGCGACAGTTTGGAA GGCTTTGTGCTTTGCCACTCCATCGCTGGCGGAacaggctctgggctgggctcgTACCTCCTGGAGAGACTGAATgacag GTATCCCAAGAAACTGGTGGAGACCTACTCAGTGTTCCCAAACCAGGATGAGATGAGCGATGTTGTCGTCCAGCCGTACAACTCTCTGCTGACACTGAAGAGGCTGACCCAGAATGCTGACTGTGTG GTGGTTCTGGACAACACAGCCTTGAATCGGATCGCGACAGACCGGCTGCACATTCAGAACCCGTCATTCTCACAGATCAACCAGCTG GTTTCCACCATCATGTCTGCCAGCACCACCACGCTCAGGTATCCCGGGTACATGAACAACGACCTCATCGGGCTGATCGCCTCGCTGATCCCCACGCCCCGGCTGCACTTCCTCATGACGGGCTACACGCCGCTCACCACCGACCAGTCG gtggCCAGTGTGAGGAAAACCACAGTCCTGGACGTGATGAGAAGGTTGCTGCAGCCGAAAAACGTGATGGTGTCCACAGGGCGAGACAGGCAGACCAACCACTGCTACATCGCCATCCTCAACATCATCCAGGGGGAGGTGGATCCTACACAG GTTCACAAGAGTCTGCAGCGGATCCGGGAGAGGAAGTTGGCCAACTTCATCCCCTGGGGCCCTGCCAGCATCCAGGTGGCTTTGTCCCGCAAGTCCCCTTACCTGCCATCCGCTCACCGCGTCAGTGGGCTCATGATGGCAAACCACACCAACATCTCCTCG CTGTTTGAGCGGACGTGCCGGCAGTACGACAAACTGCGCAAGCGAGAGGCCTTCCTGGAGCAGTTCCGCAAGGAGGACATCTTCAAGGACAACTTCGACGAGCTGGACAACTCCCGGGAGATCGTGCAGCAGCTGATCGATGAGTATCACGCAGCCACACGCCCTGACTACATCTCCTGGGGCACGCAGGAACAGTGA
- the PLEKHH3 gene encoding pleckstrin homology domain-containing family H member 3 — MPFPGGLWWLLCCRRGFTLLRRDYGEAEREADGEAEEEEEASFELCAQGDQGSLEVSLSQPTHSSSGSERSLLVAEEMRSLIVEKGPGPVEDDPDVLVKGWLQREMRGCMKTPWIRPRKYWFVLTPDSLDYYSSNEKGARRLGSLVLTSLCSVLWPDKQLYKETGYWSVTVFGRKHCYRLYTEHLNEAVRWVCAVQKVIDSKAPVQTPTQLLMRDVEEHRDSPEVLEQIYRCNPILRYTSGPLYAPLLPFPYGSLDQSAPGPCSYTTLRDEAVKLFNSLQQLESERDPVPLMQGVLQTCLDLPPLVDEIYCQLVKQTTEPPAPGGQGDLHYWQLLTCMSCTFLPSPPVLRFLRFHLDRTEKRFPSSEMAKYACFIREALGKTKGRECVPSLEEILVLMQRQEMICTVHCPGAPACSVAISSHTTAEEVAQELVSRLGLSQSPNLFALYEQSRRREQPVGSATLLADVLTRFENLAGEDWEQDPPCRLCFKHYGFLDTDNVPRDSLEFALLFEQAHEMVLRGYVPTSEETLQTLAALRLQSLNSDFSTHAPFPRLEELFPPHVLHARLPPLPHRPPAKCRGARLRAGLLAGGLWGQALAKQRAERDQRLRGRLREEGASTMAAIVEKWKLLQGMGRPEAMAAYVALVREWPGFGSTLFDVDLHASPVGPGPQRLWLGIGAKAVSLYKPGEREPLDSFCYGRISSFGASDSSTFRLSVEDRDLLFETSQVDEIAQLLNTYLASASAQRLPRPQEPPTSPPTLEPTVLPQGLCPAPEPWHHRPPVGSSHS, encoded by the exons ATGCCGTTCCCGGGCGGGCTGTGGTGGCTACTGTGCTGTCGACGGGGCTTCACGCTGCTGCGGCGGGACTACGGCGAGGCGGAGCGGGAGGCGGACGGCGAGGccgaagaggaggaggaggcgtcCTTCGAGCTCTGCGCTCAGGGAGACCAG ggATCCCTGGAGGTGAGCCTGAGCCAGcccacccacagcagcagtggctcgGAGCG GTCCCTGCTTGTTGCAGAGGAGATGCGCAGCCTCATCGTGGAGAAGGGCCCAGGGCCAGTGGAGGATGACCCTGACGTTCTTGTGAAAG gctggctgcagcgGGAGATGCGGGGCTGCATGAAGACCCCCTGGATCCGTCCTCGGAAGTACTGGTTCGTGCTGACGCCCGACTCCCTGGACTACTACAGCAGCAACGAGAAGGGGGCCAGGCGCCTGGGCTCCCTGGTGCtcaccagcctctgctctgtgctctggcCAGACAAGCAGCTCTACAAGGAGACGG GCTACTGGAGCGTGACAGTGTTTGGCAGGAAGCACTGCTACCGCCTGTACACGGAGCACCTCAACGAGGCTGTGCGCTGGGTGTGCGCCGTGCAGAAGGTCATTGACAGCAAAGCCCCTGTCCAAACGCCCACCCAGCTGCTCATGCGTGATGTCGAG GAGCACAGAGACAGCCCCGAGGTTCTGGAGCAGATCTATCGCTGCAACCCCATCCTGCGCTACACCAGCGGCCCCCTCTACGctcccctgctgcccttcccctATGGCAGCCTGGACCAAAGCG cccctggcccCTGCAGCTACACCACGCTGCGCGACGAGGCTGTGAAGCTCTTCAACtcgctgcagcagctggagtcaGAGCGGGACCCAGTGCCGCTGATGCAGGGTGTCCTGCAGACCTGCCTGGACCTGCCGCCGCTGGTGGATGAGATCTACTGCCAGCTGGTGAAGCAGACTACGGAGCCGCCGGCGCCGGGCGGGCAGGGCGACCTGCACTACTGGCAGCTCCTCACCTGCATGAGCTGCACCTTCCTGCCCTCCCCGCCTGTCCTGCGCTTCCTGCGCTTCCACCTGGACAG GACAGAGAAGCGTTTCCCTTCCTCGGAGATGGCCAAGTACGCCTGTTTCATCCGAGAGGCGTTGGGAAAGACCAAGGGGAGGGAGTGTGTGCCCTCTCTGGAGGAAATCCTGGTGCTGATGCAGCGGCAAGAGATGATCTGCACAGTGCACTGCCCTGGGGCACCCGCCTGCAGTGTGGCCATCAGTTCCCACACCACAGCCGAGGAG GTGGCCCAGGAACTTGTGTCAcgcctggggctgtcccagagcCCCAACCTCTTTGCGCTCTACGAACAGTCCCGGCGACGGGAGCAGCCAGTGGGCAGTGCCACACTGCTGGCTGATGTCCTCACCAGGTTTGAAAA cctggctggagaGGACTGGGAGCAGGACCCACCGTGCCGGCTCTGCTTCAAGCACTATGGCTTCCTGGACACAGACAACGTGCCACGGGACAGCCTGGAGTTTGCCCTCCTCTTTGAGCAG GCGCACGAGATGGTGCTGCGGGGCTACGTGCCCACATCAGAGGAGACGCTGCAGACACTGGCGGCCCTGCGCCTGCAGAGTCTCAACAGCGACTTCTCCACCCACGCGCCCTTCCCGCGCCTGGAGGAGCTCTTCCCACCCCACGTGCTGCACGCCCGCTTGCCGCCCCTGCCCCACCGGCCCCCCGCCAAGTGCCGGGGGGCCCGGCTGCGCGCGGGGCTGCTGGCCGGCGGGCTCTGGGGTCAAGCGCTGGCCAAGCAACGGGCGGAGCGGGACCAGCGCCTGCGGGGCCGTCTGCGTGAGGAGGGGGCCAGCACCATGGCTGCCATTGTGGAGAAGtggaagctgctgcagggcatgGGCCGGCCCGAGGCCATGGCCGCCTACGTGGCCTTGGTGCGGGAGTGGCCTGGCTTTGGCTCCACACTCTTCGATGTCGACCTGCACGCG AGCCCAGTGGGCCCTGGGCCCCAGCGCCTGTGGCTGGGCATCGGGGCCAAGGCGGTCTCACTCTACAAGCCGGGAGAGCGCGAGCCCTTGGACAGCTTCTGCTACGGCCGCATCTCCTCCTTTGGCGCCTCTGACAGCAGCACCTTCCGCCTCTCCGTGGAGGATCGAGACCTGCTCTTTGAGACCTCCCAG GTGGATGAGATTGCCCAGCTCCTCAACACGTACCTCGCCTCTGCGAGTGCCCAGCGGCTGCCCCGGCCCCAGGAGCCTCCCACCAGTCCCCCTACTTTGGAGCCCACTGTGCTGCCCCAGGGGCTCTGCCCTGCACCCGAGCCCTGGCACCACCGGCCACCAGTGGGTTCCTCCCACAGCTAG